Proteins co-encoded in one Dehalogenimonas sp. WBC-2 genomic window:
- the nusG gene encoding transcription antitermination protein NusG — MTETGIDKKWYVVHTYSGHEERVKKNLGERIQTLDLGEEIARVEVPTEEEVEVKNGQRKSVRRKILPGYVIVEMLMNDRNWNIVRNTPGVTGFVGTGGKPTPLKAHEVDRIIIQMEAEAPRVKVGFKKGQSVRVIDGPFIDFIGMVDEVNTEKGKVKVLLSLFGRETPVELDFLQVEKL; from the coding sequence TTGACAGAAACTGGCATTGATAAAAAATGGTATGTGGTTCATACCTATTCTGGTCATGAGGAACGGGTAAAAAAGAACCTGGGCGAACGCATACAAACGCTTGACCTGGGTGAAGAGATAGCCCGCGTGGAAGTGCCCACGGAAGAAGAAGTTGAAGTCAAAAATGGTCAGCGCAAAAGCGTCCGGCGCAAGATTTTGCCGGGTTATGTCATCGTTGAAATGTTAATGAATGATCGTAACTGGAATATCGTCCGCAATACGCCCGGGGTTACCGGCTTTGTAGGTACCGGCGGTAAGCCTACCCCGCTAAAGGCCCATGAAGTAGACCGTATAATTATTCAGATGGAAGCTGAAGCTCCCCGGGTCAAGGTGGGGTTCAAAAAAGGACAGAGCGTAAGAGTGATTGACGGTCCGTTCATAGACTTTATAGGTATGGTTGATGAAGTTAATACCGAGAAGGGCAAAGTCAAGGTGTTGCTCTCTCTCTTCGGCCGGGAGACGCCGGTTGAATTGGATTTTTTACAGGTGGAGAAACTCTAA
- the rplA gene encoding 50S ribosomal protein L1: MADHGKRFEAVEKLVESGKDYNPAEAVSLARKAATCKFDETVEMHLKMGLDPRNSAQVVRGVALMPHGLGKQVRVLVFAQGDAEKIARDAGADFVGADDLITKINEGWLEFDVAISTPEMMGKVGKLGKMLGRKGLMPNPKAGTVASSSDLPQTIKEARMGRVEFKLDRTAIIHVILGKASFDDEKIMGNMTSLVDAIVRAKPSGAKGQYIKSAYLTTTMGPGIKLDMRSVMALAGV, from the coding sequence ATGGCAGACCATGGCAAACGTTTTGAAGCAGTAGAAAAATTGGTTGAGTCAGGAAAAGACTATAATCCGGCAGAGGCCGTTTCCTTGGCCCGGAAAGCGGCAACCTGCAAATTTGATGAGACCGTTGAAATGCACTTAAAAATGGGGCTTGACCCTCGTAACTCAGCCCAGGTGGTTCGCGGCGTAGCGTTGATGCCTCATGGTTTGGGTAAACAGGTTCGGGTGCTGGTATTTGCGCAAGGTGACGCTGAAAAAATTGCCCGTGATGCCGGAGCTGATTTTGTGGGTGCCGATGATTTGATCACCAAAATCAACGAAGGCTGGTTGGAATTTGATGTTGCCATCTCAACCCCCGAGATGATGGGCAAGGTAGGCAAACTGGGTAAGATGTTGGGTCGCAAAGGCCTGATGCCTAACCCTAAGGCCGGAACGGTCGCATCATCATCTGACTTACCACAGACTATCAAAGAAGCCCGCATGGGCCGTGTTGAATTCAAGCTTGATCGCACTGCCATTATCCATGTCATTCTTGGGAAGGCTAGTTTTGATGATGAGAAGATAATGGGCAATATGACTTCTCTGGTTGATGCCATAGTGCGTGCCAAGCCGTCTGGTGCCAAAGGGCAGTATATTAAGAGCGCTTATCTTACAACCACCATGGGGCCGGGTATCAAACTGGACATGAGGTCGGTTATGGCTTTGGCTGGGGTTTGA
- the rpmG gene encoding 50S ribosomal protein L33 has product MAKTENRIIITFACTQCSERVYTSSKNKRNDARRLEIKKYCPRCRTHHLFRETK; this is encoded by the coding sequence ATGGCTAAGACGGAAAATCGGATCATCATCACCTTTGCCTGCACTCAGTGCAGTGAGAGGGTTTATACGTCATCCAAAAACAAGCGCAATGACGCCCGGCGTCTGGAGATAAAGAAATATTGTCCCCGTTGCCGGACCCACCATTTGTTCAGGGAAACCAAATAG
- the rplL gene encoding 50S ribosomal protein L7/L12 — translation MAVKDIITSIKALNVMELSELVKALEEEFGVSAAVPMAMAPAGGGAAEAAAPVEEQTEFNVILKEIGANKINVIRVVRELTSLGLKESKDLVEAAPKAIKEAVTKEEAASAKEKLEAVGATVEVK, via the coding sequence ATGGCTGTTAAAGACATCATCACATCAATCAAGGCGCTGAATGTAATGGAACTTTCCGAATTGGTCAAAGCTCTTGAAGAAGAGTTCGGCGTCAGCGCAGCAGTCCCCATGGCAATGGCTCCCGCAGGCGGTGGTGCGGCCGAAGCTGCAGCTCCGGTTGAAGAGCAAACTGAATTCAATGTTATCCTGAAAGAAATCGGTGCTAACAAGATCAACGTTATCCGCGTCGTGCGTGAACTAACGAGCCTCGGTCTTAAGGAATCAAAAGATCTGGTTGAAGCGGCACCCAAAGCAATTAAGGAAGCTGTCACCAAAGAAGAAGCTGCCAGCGCCAAAGAAAAGCTTGAAGCTGTCGGTGCTACAGTCGAAGTTAAGTAA
- the secE gene encoding preprotein translocase subunit SecE, translating to MQKSQNKPPAVRSAVAAKPSFFGDIIAELKKVTWPTRGEIQKLTVMVLVVAFSVGLVLGALDYGLSFLVDKFLLK from the coding sequence ATGCAAAAATCACAGAATAAACCACCGGCCGTCAGGTCGGCGGTTGCCGCCAAGCCCAGTTTCTTCGGTGATATCATTGCTGAATTGAAGAAGGTCACTTGGCCGACTCGCGGAGAAATTCAAAAATTAACCGTGATGGTGCTTGTGGTCGCTTTCAGTGTTGGGTTGGTCTTGGGTGCTCTGGATTATGGCTTGTCTTTTTTGGTGGACAAGTTTCTTTTGAAATAA
- the rplJ gene encoding 50S ribosomal protein L10, translating to MPNAKVRLKKQQTIDELEKIISDASVAIITDYRGVKTSELTKLRGKLRQSKVGYKVVKNTLVKSAANGVGKNKLASVFDGPIAMAYGYGDDVAAPAKLVLEYIVTSKSIMTVVGGFLGDRPLSSEEVTILSKLPPKKVLIAKVLGGIQAPVYRLVGTLNAPIQGLVTVLHGRLNQLEATK from the coding sequence ATGCCCAATGCCAAAGTAAGACTTAAGAAACAGCAGACAATTGATGAGCTTGAAAAAATTATTTCTGATGCCAGTGTAGCTATTATCACAGATTACCGCGGGGTCAAGACGTCTGAATTGACTAAATTGCGGGGTAAGCTACGGCAATCTAAGGTTGGCTACAAAGTCGTTAAAAATACGCTGGTTAAGAGTGCGGCCAATGGAGTCGGCAAGAATAAACTGGCATCGGTTTTTGACGGTCCTATCGCCATGGCTTATGGTTATGGTGACGATGTAGCGGCTCCGGCCAAGCTGGTTTTAGAGTATATAGTTACATCAAAATCTATAATGACCGTTGTCGGTGGTTTTCTCGGTGACCGGCCTTTAAGCTCTGAAGAAGTAACAATACTATCAAAATTGCCACCCAAGAAAGTTTTAATCGCCAAGGTATTGGGTGGCATACAAGCTCCCGTTTACAGGCTGGTCGGAACGTTGAACGCCCCGATTCAGGGCTTGGTAACAGTACTGCATGGACGCCTCAATCAACTCGAAGCAACAAAATAA
- the rplK gene encoding 50S ribosomal protein L11 → MAKKIKAIVKLQIPAGKANPAPPIGPALGQHGVNIMGFCKEYNERTASMEGTVVPVEITIYDDRSFTFITKTPPAADLLKKAAGVPKGAGNAGHNELMPISRTKLREIAQLKMKDLNAVDITGAERIIEGSARSMGIKVE, encoded by the coding sequence TTGGCTAAGAAAATTAAGGCAATTGTGAAGTTGCAAATACCGGCGGGAAAGGCTAACCCGGCACCTCCGATTGGTCCGGCATTAGGCCAGCACGGCGTTAATATTATGGGTTTCTGCAAAGAATACAATGAGCGGACAGCTTCTATGGAAGGAACCGTTGTCCCGGTCGAAATCACAATTTATGATGACCGCTCATTCACCTTCATCACAAAGACACCGCCGGCTGCTGATTTGCTCAAAAAAGCGGCAGGCGTGCCCAAAGGCGCTGGCAATGCCGGGCATAACGAATTGATGCCTATTTCTCGGACAAAGTTAAGGGAAATAGCCCAATTAAAAATGAAAGACCTGAATGCTGTAGATATTACCGGCGCCGAACGTATAATTGAAGGTTCAGCCCGGAGTATGGGGATAAAGGTAGAATAA
- a CDS encoding translation elongation factor Tu, producing the protein MAKQKFDRSKPHANVGTIGHVDHGKTTLTAAITTVLAAAGLAQKRSFDSIDNAPEEKARGMTIAISHVEYETATRHYAHIDCPGHADFVKNMITGAAQMDGAILVVSAPDGPMPQTREHVLLARQVQVPAIVVALNKVDIMEDEELLELVEMEVRELLNKYKFPGDDTPVIRVAAVKALECACGKKECQWCGRILKLMDAVDTFIPMPERPKDKPFLMQIEDVFSIKGRGTVATGRVDRGMVKVGEEVEIVGLHHEPRKVVVTGVEMFHKLLDSAEPGDAVGLLLRGVERTDLERGQVLAKPGSIKPHTVANAEVYVLSKDEGGRHTPFFNGYKPQFYIGTTDVTGNIELPAGVEMVMPGDNIKMKINLIYPVAMEVGLRFAIREGGRTVGAGAISEILE; encoded by the coding sequence GGCAAGACGACACTGACTGCCGCCATCACTACGGTATTGGCAGCTGCCGGTCTGGCCCAGAAACGTAGCTTTGATTCTATTGATAATGCTCCAGAAGAGAAAGCAAGAGGCATGACCATTGCTATTTCTCATGTGGAGTATGAGACCGCCACCCGTCACTACGCTCACATTGACTGTCCCGGTCACGCCGACTTTGTGAAGAACATGATTACCGGCGCGGCTCAGATGGATGGTGCGATTCTGGTGGTCAGTGCCCCGGATGGTCCTATGCCTCAAACACGTGAGCATGTGCTGTTAGCCCGGCAGGTGCAGGTCCCGGCTATTGTCGTGGCTCTGAACAAAGTGGATATCATGGAAGACGAAGAACTCCTGGAACTTGTCGAAATGGAAGTACGAGAACTTCTAAACAAATATAAATTTCCCGGCGATGATACCCCCGTCATTCGCGTTGCCGCGGTCAAGGCCTTGGAATGCGCCTGTGGCAAAAAGGAATGTCAGTGGTGTGGCCGTATTCTGAAATTGATGGATGCGGTTGATACCTTTATTCCCATGCCCGAACGTCCTAAAGACAAACCGTTCCTCATGCAGATTGAAGATGTCTTCTCTATCAAAGGCCGCGGCACTGTGGCCACTGGCCGTGTTGATCGCGGCATGGTTAAGGTGGGTGAGGAAGTTGAAATTGTCGGACTGCACCATGAACCCCGCAAAGTGGTGGTCACCGGTGTAGAAATGTTCCACAAATTGTTGGATAGCGCCGAACCCGGCGATGCCGTCGGTTTGTTGCTTCGCGGTGTTGAGCGCACAGATTTGGAACGCGGCCAAGTATTGGCCAAACCTGGTTCCATAAAGCCGCACACCGTGGCTAACGCCGAAGTCTACGTTCTTTCCAAGGATGAAGGCGGTCGCCATACCCCATTCTTTAATGGCTACAAACCGCAATTCTATATTGGTACAACCGATGTGACTGGTAATATAGAGCTACCCGCTGGTGTTGAAATGGTGATGCCTGGCGATAATATCAAGATGAAGATTAATTTGATTTATCCGGTTGCCATGGAAGTAGGTCTGCGTTTCGCTATCCGTGAAGGCGGTCGTACCGTAGGCGCCGGCGCTATTAGCGAAATTCTGGAGTAA